The Cystobacter ferrugineus genome contains the following window.
ATCGTGGCGGCGGATGGCCGGGGTTGGTACGTCCGATTCGAGGGCAACCGTCAGCTCGGCCGGTATTCCAACGTGACCCAGGCCATCCACGGCGGGCGCAGGCTGGCTCGCCAGCACAAGCCCGCGGGCCTCGTGGTGCGCTACCTGGACGGGGAAGAGGAAGAGTCCTGGTACGGGGACCGCGAGGCGCCTTGAGAGGGGCCCATTCCAAAATCAGGGACCACT
Protein-coding sequences here:
- a CDS encoding DUF2188 domain-containing protein, whose amino-acid sequence is MSPARRKESKQHEVGSATHARRVIVAADGRGWYVRFEGNRQLGRYSNVTQAIHGGRRLARQHKPAGLVVRYLDGEEEESWYGDREAP